A part of Lutra lutra chromosome 2, mLutLut1.2, whole genome shotgun sequence genomic DNA contains:
- the LOC125093820 gene encoding growth-regulated protein homolog gamma-like isoform X5, with protein sequence MARAAAAPRALRLLGAALLLLLLLPAGRRAAGAPVAAELRCQCLQTVQAIHLKNIQNVVVTPSGPHCEQTEVIATLKNGQEVCLNPEAPLVKKLINKMLNNSN encoded by the exons AtggcccgcgccgccgccgccccccgcgcTCTCCGGCTCCTCGGCGccgcgctgctgctgctgctgctgctccccgcCGGCCGCCGCGCCGCAG GGGCGCCCGTGGCCGCCGAGCTGCGCTGCCAGTGCCTGCAGACCGTGCAGGCGATTCACCTCAAGAATATCCAGAACGTCGTGGTGACGCCCTCGGGCCCCCACTGCGAGCAGACGGAAGTCAT AGCCACTCTCAAGAATGGGCAGGAGGTTTGTCTCAACCCCGAAGCCCCCCTGGTCAAGAAACTCATCAACAAGATGCTGAACAA CTCCAACTga
- the LOC125093820 gene encoding growth-regulated protein homolog gamma-like isoform X3 — protein sequence MARAAAAPRALRLLGAALLLLLLLPAGRRAAGAPVAAELRCQCLQTVQAIHLKNIQNVVVTPSGPHCEQTEVIATLKNGQEVCLNPEAPLVKKLINKMLNKDSTN from the exons AtggcccgcgccgccgccgccccccgcgcTCTCCGGCTCCTCGGCGccgcgctgctgctgctgctgctgctccccgcCGGCCGCCGCGCCGCAG GGGCGCCCGTGGCCGCCGAGCTGCGCTGCCAGTGCCTGCAGACCGTGCAGGCGATTCACCTCAAGAATATCCAGAACGTCGTGGTGACGCCCTCGGGCCCCCACTGCGAGCAGACGGAAGTCAT AGCCACTCTCAAGAATGGGCAGGAGGTTTGTCTCAACCCCGAAGCCCCCCTGGTCAAGAAACTCATCAACAAGATGCTGAACAA
- the LOC125093820 gene encoding growth-regulated alpha protein-like isoform X4: protein MARAAAAPRALRLLGAALLLLLLLPAGRRAAGAPVAAELRCQCLQTVQAIHLKNIQNVVVTPSGPHCEQTEVIATLKNGQEVCLNPEAPLVKKLINKMLNKASTN from the exons AtggcccgcgccgccgccgccccccgcgcTCTCCGGCTCCTCGGCGccgcgctgctgctgctgctgctgctccccgcCGGCCGCCGCGCCGCAG GGGCGCCCGTGGCCGCCGAGCTGCGCTGCCAGTGCCTGCAGACCGTGCAGGCGATTCACCTCAAGAATATCCAGAACGTCGTGGTGACGCCCTCGGGCCCCCACTGCGAGCAGACGGAAGTCAT AGCCACTCTCAAGAATGGGCAGGAGGTTTGTCTCAACCCCGAAGCCCCCCTGGTCAAGAAACTCATCAACAAGATGCTGAACAA